One genomic region from Skermania piniformis encodes:
- a CDS encoding enoyl-CoA hydratase/isomerase family protein has product MITVRLDELVTDVGDVRHHPLVLIDLDGVRWPHSSASIRLLRRTPVVLVGIASAPLPDAAAPLLGALDCTLAPAGPGRTWARATTADVAAIRATVAGAPSAAVALVDLLRITAAASVRDALAAESFAYSMLLAGGEFATWRATRPRSPIPVTAEPVLVERADDELVVRLNRPHRRNAFDRSIRDGLVDALALAEIDPSIRRVVLCGNGVSFSSGGDLDEFGTAEDVSRAHLIRMQQSAGYAVHRIADRVHAHLHGACIGAGIEVPAFAHRVVCRSDTWFQLPELSMGLVPGAGGTVGIPRRIGRWRTAFLALTGRPIDSATALDWGLVDAGE; this is encoded by the coding sequence ATGATCACGGTCCGACTCGACGAATTGGTGACAGACGTCGGGGACGTCAGGCATCACCCGCTCGTCCTGATCGATCTGGACGGGGTGCGCTGGCCGCACTCGTCCGCGTCGATCCGGCTGCTGCGCCGGACCCCGGTCGTCCTGGTCGGTATCGCGAGCGCGCCGTTGCCCGATGCCGCAGCCCCGCTGCTCGGTGCGCTGGACTGCACCCTGGCGCCGGCGGGCCCGGGCCGGACGTGGGCGCGGGCGACCACCGCCGACGTGGCCGCCATCCGGGCGACGGTCGCCGGCGCGCCCAGCGCGGCGGTCGCGCTGGTCGACCTGTTGCGGATCACCGCGGCGGCGTCGGTTCGCGACGCATTGGCCGCCGAGTCGTTCGCGTATTCCATGCTGCTCGCCGGCGGCGAGTTCGCGACCTGGCGGGCTACCCGGCCACGGTCACCGATACCGGTGACGGCGGAGCCTGTTCTGGTGGAACGAGCCGATGACGAACTGGTGGTGCGCCTCAATCGGCCGCATCGGCGCAACGCCTTCGATCGATCGATCCGGGACGGCCTGGTCGATGCGCTCGCGCTCGCCGAGATCGATCCGTCGATCCGCCGGGTGGTCTTGTGTGGCAACGGTGTGTCCTTCTCCAGCGGAGGAGATCTGGACGAGTTCGGCACCGCGGAGGATGTGAGCCGGGCCCACCTGATCCGGATGCAGCAGAGTGCCGGCTACGCCGTCCACCGGATTGCCGATCGGGTCCACGCACATCTGCACGGCGCGTGCATCGGTGCCGGGATCGAGGTGCCGGCGTTCGCGCACCGGGTCGTCTGCCGCTCGGACACGTGGTTCCAGCTTCCGGAGTTGTCGATGGGGTTGGTGCCCGGCGCGGGCGGGACGGTCGGCATCCCGCGCCGGATCGGTCGCTGGCGGACTGCGTTCCTCGCGTTGACCGGGCGTCCGATCGACAGCGCCACGGCGCTCGACTGGGGGTTGGTCGATGCCGGAGAGTAG
- a CDS encoding CoA transferase, translating to MPESSRGAVSEAQLWAASGAMALTGRPGGPPRVAPGAPATVCHLALRRVARYTRQRSGATPILPGVTVLGERAAVSRLTRNGPWSCGGSFRPLRTSDGWIGLSLSRVEDRELLPALLEQEALEQEVTGPPLGPGGGWDRVAAWARSTPTAVAAERMHLLGLAGTALPDPARSGRRGVEVREFGVRRHRRERPHVVDLTALWAGPLCAHLLGLGGAEIVKVENRGRPDGARRGPDRFFDLLHGGHAMVALDLRDPHDLDQLRRLIDDADLVLESSRPRVMSHFGIDAEEVVAGGTSWLSVTARGRDSNTIGFGDDTAAGAGLVTLDRGEPVPCGDAVADPLAGVCAAAAASAALVAERAQLIDVSLLHVAHDAATIATTGHDHSVVREEGLWWLRTDRARIAVAEPVCRRAAQPAAGIGADNLRVLSSR from the coding sequence ATGCCGGAGAGTAGTCGGGGCGCCGTGTCGGAGGCGCAGTTGTGGGCCGCGTCCGGCGCCATGGCGTTGACCGGTCGGCCCGGCGGTCCGCCGCGGGTGGCGCCGGGGGCACCGGCCACGGTCTGTCACCTGGCGTTGCGTCGGGTAGCCCGCTACACGCGCCAGCGCAGCGGCGCTACCCCGATCCTGCCCGGCGTCACGGTGCTCGGCGAGCGGGCAGCGGTGAGCCGGCTGACCCGCAACGGTCCGTGGTCGTGCGGTGGATCGTTCCGGCCGCTGCGCACTTCGGATGGCTGGATCGGTCTGTCCCTGTCCCGGGTCGAGGACCGAGAGCTGTTGCCGGCGTTACTCGAACAAGAGGCGCTCGAACAAGAGGTGACCGGACCACCGCTCGGGCCCGGTGGCGGGTGGGATCGGGTGGCAGCGTGGGCCCGGTCGACGCCCACCGCGGTGGCGGCCGAACGAATGCACTTGCTCGGTCTCGCCGGTACGGCGTTACCCGATCCGGCGCGGTCGGGTCGACGTGGCGTCGAGGTGCGTGAGTTCGGGGTTCGGCGGCATCGGCGAGAACGTCCACACGTCGTCGATCTCACCGCGTTGTGGGCCGGTCCGCTCTGTGCCCACCTGCTCGGCCTGGGCGGCGCCGAGATCGTCAAGGTCGAGAACCGCGGGCGTCCCGACGGCGCCCGGCGTGGACCCGACCGGTTCTTCGATCTCCTGCACGGCGGCCACGCGATGGTGGCGCTGGATCTGCGCGACCCGCACGACCTCGATCAGCTCCGCCGGCTGATCGACGACGCCGACCTGGTCCTGGAAAGCTCCCGGCCGCGGGTGATGTCGCACTTCGGGATCGATGCCGAAGAGGTCGTCGCCGGCGGTACCTCCTGGCTGTCGGTCACCGCCCGCGGCCGCGACTCGAACACGATCGGTTTCGGGGACGACACCGCGGCCGGCGCGGGGCTGGTAACGCTGGATCGGGGTGAGCCGGTGCCCTGCGGTGACGCCGTCGCCGATCCGCTGGCCGGCGTATGTGCCGCCGCGGCGGCGAGCGCGGCTCTGGTCGCCGAGCGGGCTCAGCTGATCGACGTGTCGCTGCTGCACGTCGCCCACGATGCGGCGACGATAGCGACGACCGGGCACGACCACTCGGTGGTTCGGGAGGAGGGATTGTGGTGGCTGCGGACCGATCGAGCGCGGATCGCAGTCGCCGAGCCGGTGTGTCGGCGGGCGGCACAGCCGGCGGCCGGAATCGGTGCCGACAACCTGCGGGTGCTGTCGAGCCGGTGA
- a CDS encoding amidohydrolase family protein — protein MRLLLRDVAVDGSRTDVRVVGGRIRQLGVRLPHRGAQTVVEGGGGALIPGLHDHHLHLLAMAAAARSVDCGPPAVRDLAGLRAALQRTSASGWVRGIGYHESVAGPLDRDVLDRLVPDRPVRVQHRSGALWMLNSAALERVSGVLDAGSDVGRDSQGRPDGRLWRYDERLRSALPTEPPDLAAVGRQLTRYGITGVTDATPDLDATAIEMLAGARRTGAIPQRITLLGAPLGVTLPDGLDIGPYKLLLHDHDLPSFDELRARIAAAREHGRPVAVHCVTRESLLLTLAVLGAVGARPGDRIEHAAVVPPDVVHQLSQLGLAVVTQPGFLYARGDTYLREVAADDLECLYPYARLASHGVPVAPSSDAPYGPLSPWRVIRSAIERRTDSGVVLGAADRVDAASVLAGYFSPPERPGRSPRRIVVGARVDLALFAAPLSRVLDNEAGGTAPPTMIYGA, from the coding sequence GTGAGACTGCTGCTGCGCGACGTGGCGGTCGACGGTAGCCGGACCGATGTGCGCGTGGTCGGTGGTCGGATTCGGCAGCTGGGTGTCCGACTGCCGCATCGGGGTGCCCAAACCGTCGTGGAAGGTGGCGGGGGCGCGCTGATCCCGGGACTCCACGACCATCACCTCCACCTGTTGGCGATGGCTGCGGCCGCGCGGTCGGTCGACTGCGGCCCACCCGCGGTGCGTGATCTCGCCGGGCTCCGGGCCGCCCTGCAGCGGACGTCGGCAAGCGGATGGGTACGCGGAATCGGGTACCACGAATCGGTGGCCGGGCCGCTGGATCGCGATGTTCTCGACCGGCTCGTTCCGGACCGGCCGGTGCGTGTCCAGCACCGTAGTGGTGCGTTGTGGATGCTGAACAGCGCTGCGCTGGAACGGGTATCGGGAGTGCTCGACGCCGGCTCCGACGTCGGTCGGGACTCGCAGGGCCGGCCCGACGGTCGCCTGTGGCGGTACGACGAACGGCTACGCTCGGCCCTCCCGACCGAACCCCCGGATCTGGCAGCGGTCGGGCGGCAGCTGACCCGTTACGGCATCACCGGGGTGACGGATGCGACACCGGATCTGGACGCCACCGCGATCGAGATGCTGGCCGGCGCGCGCCGGACCGGCGCGATTCCCCAACGCATCACCCTGCTGGGGGCGCCGCTCGGTGTCACGCTGCCGGACGGTCTCGACATCGGCCCGTACAAGTTGCTTCTGCACGACCACGACCTGCCGTCGTTCGACGAACTACGCGCGCGGATCGCGGCCGCCCGCGAGCATGGCCGGCCGGTGGCCGTGCACTGTGTCACCCGCGAGTCGTTGCTGTTGACGCTGGCCGTACTCGGTGCGGTAGGCGCCCGTCCCGGCGATCGCATCGAGCATGCCGCAGTGGTGCCACCCGATGTGGTGCACCAGCTTTCGCAACTCGGGCTCGCAGTGGTGACCCAGCCCGGGTTCCTGTACGCCCGCGGCGACACCTACCTGCGCGAGGTCGCAGCCGATGACCTCGAATGCCTGTACCCGTATGCCAGGCTGGCATCGCACGGGGTGCCGGTGGCGCCGTCCAGCGACGCGCCGTACGGCCCACTCTCGCCGTGGCGGGTGATCCGTTCGGCGATCGAGCGTCGCACCGATTCCGGAGTTGTCCTCGGTGCGGCGGACCGGGTCGACGCCGCGTCGGTGCTCGCCGGGTACTTCAGTCCGCCGGAGCGTCCCGGCCGTTCACCCCGGCGCATCGTCGTCGGCGCGCGGGTGGATCTGGCCCTGTTCGCCGCCCCGTTGAGTCGGGTGCTCGACAACGAGGCGGGCGGCACGGCTCCACCGACGATGATCTACGGTGCCTGA
- a CDS encoding acyl-CoA dehydrogenase family protein, whose product MSGADGPALDAALAELGWRELLDDAPQVAVPMVFRLLGETGTHASVLLDVLSRAGADAGPLPFAGNGWVAWDPDIDVEILPLRRVPDGVELSAEALAAGRRAIGWWLLGAGNAMLQLARSHALQRTQFGRPIASFQAVRHRLAETLVALDGAEAALTVAAEAADTDDGTPTALLAKVAAGNAGATAARHCQQVLGGVGFTAEHPLHRHVRRVLALDGLLGSSRELTREAGATIRARGSAPRLARL is encoded by the coding sequence ATGAGCGGCGCCGACGGTCCGGCGCTGGACGCCGCACTCGCGGAACTGGGCTGGCGTGAACTGCTGGACGACGCACCGCAGGTGGCTGTGCCGATGGTGTTCCGGCTGCTCGGGGAGACCGGCACGCACGCGTCGGTGCTGCTCGACGTGCTATCCCGGGCCGGTGCCGATGCCGGCCCGCTACCGTTCGCCGGAAACGGATGGGTGGCCTGGGACCCCGATATCGACGTGGAGATTCTGCCGCTGCGCCGCGTGCCCGACGGCGTCGAGCTTTCCGCCGAGGCGCTTGCCGCCGGCCGGCGGGCGATCGGCTGGTGGTTGCTCGGCGCCGGGAATGCGATGCTGCAGCTGGCCCGCAGCCATGCGCTGCAGCGCACCCAGTTCGGCCGACCGATCGCATCGTTCCAGGCCGTCCGGCATCGCCTGGCCGAGACATTGGTCGCGCTCGACGGCGCCGAGGCAGCCCTGACCGTAGCCGCGGAGGCCGCCGATACCGACGACGGCACGCCGACCGCACTGCTGGCCAAGGTCGCGGCGGGCAACGCCGGGGCCACCGCCGCCCGACACTGTCAGCAGGTACTCGGCGGCGTCGGTTTCACCGCGGAACACCCACTGCATCGGCACGTGCGACGCGTCCTCGCTCTGGACGGTTTGCTCGGCAGCTCACGCGAACTCACCCGCGAAGCCGGCGCAACGATCCGCGCCCGCGGCAGTGCGCCCAGGCTCGCTCGACTTTGA
- a CDS encoding acyl-CoA dehydrogenase family protein, which translates to MSADPVPGIAEFRSGLQAWLGEHDLTPGPDHSLDGQVAQLLRVRKALFDADWMRYGWPTAAGGLGGPAALRAVLGEEVATRDLAEPGIWSLIEVLAPTMIDYARPDLAAEMVPRLLSGAELWCQGFSEPESGSDLASLTTRAIPRGADWVVSGQKVWTSLAQYAARCVLLTRTAPGHRGITAFFVDMDSPGITVRPLQTMHGVDEFAEVFFDDVLVPSDRMLGTPGDGWQLAMDLLPFERSTCFWHRIAYLFTRLDQVLAETDSTDSAEDPALGEVFTMLHTTRCRSLLTQRRLAAGARLGPETSIDKVLLATAEQRLFDTARDVLPGAIELDDDRWRTEFLYSRAATIYGGTAEIQRNIIARRLLDLGKESA; encoded by the coding sequence ATGAGCGCCGACCCCGTACCCGGCATCGCCGAATTCCGGAGCGGGCTGCAGGCGTGGTTGGGCGAACACGACCTGACGCCGGGCCCGGATCATTCGCTCGACGGCCAGGTCGCCCAGTTGTTGCGGGTGCGAAAGGCCTTGTTCGACGCCGACTGGATGCGATACGGCTGGCCGACCGCGGCCGGCGGATTGGGCGGACCGGCCGCGCTGCGCGCGGTACTGGGTGAAGAGGTCGCGACCCGAGACCTCGCCGAGCCCGGCATCTGGTCGCTGATCGAGGTGCTGGCACCGACGATGATCGACTACGCCCGCCCCGATCTGGCGGCGGAGATGGTGCCACGGCTGTTGTCCGGCGCCGAGCTGTGGTGCCAAGGATTCTCCGAGCCCGAGTCCGGTAGCGACCTGGCCTCGCTGACCACCAGGGCCATCCCCCGCGGCGCGGACTGGGTGGTCTCCGGACAGAAAGTGTGGACCAGCCTCGCCCAGTACGCGGCCCGCTGCGTGCTGCTGACCCGCACCGCACCGGGACACCGCGGGATCACCGCTTTCTTCGTCGACATGGATTCCCCGGGCATCACCGTGCGTCCCCTACAGACTATGCACGGGGTGGACGAGTTCGCCGAGGTGTTCTTCGACGACGTGCTGGTGCCTTCTGATCGAATGCTCGGCACCCCCGGCGACGGCTGGCAGCTGGCGATGGATCTGCTGCCGTTCGAGCGGTCCACCTGCTTCTGGCACCGGATCGCGTACCTGTTCACCCGGCTCGATCAGGTTCTGGCCGAGACCGACTCGACCGATTCGGCCGAGGACCCCGCGCTCGGCGAAGTGTTCACGATGCTGCATACCACCCGGTGCCGATCATTGCTCACCCAACGCCGGCTCGCCGCGGGTGCCCGACTGGGCCCGGAGACCTCGATCGACAAGGTGCTGCTGGCAACCGCCGAGCAACGGCTGTTCGACACCGCGCGCGACGTCTTACCCGGGGCGATAGAGCTGGACGACGACCGGTGGCGCACCGAATTCCTCTACTCCCGAGCCGCAACGATCTACGGGGGCACCGCCGAGATCCAGCGCAATATCATCGCCCGCCGCCTGCTCGATCTCGGAAAGGAGTCGGCGTGA
- a CDS encoding nuclear transport factor 2 family protein, translated as MSRSDDLLEIQQVLARYAVTITRGDIEGLLAVFTPDGSYSAFGDTYSLDLFPELVAAAPKGLFLTGLPVLDIDGDTAAGTQPLCFVDHATHDMRIGYYTDALVRTDDGWRIKTRRMTFIRRSGDHDAGIPHAFEHSRT; from the coding sequence ATGTCCAGAAGTGACGATCTGCTGGAGATCCAGCAAGTGCTCGCCCGGTACGCGGTGACCATCACCCGGGGCGACATCGAGGGTCTGTTGGCGGTTTTCACCCCGGACGGCAGCTACAGCGCATTCGGCGACACCTACTCGCTCGATCTGTTCCCGGAGTTGGTGGCGGCCGCCCCGAAAGGACTTTTCCTCACCGGACTTCCGGTGTTGGACATCGACGGCGACACCGCCGCCGGCACCCAGCCACTGTGCTTCGTCGATCACGCGACCCACGACATGCGGATCGGCTATTACACCGACGCGTTGGTGCGGACCGACGACGGCTGGCGGATAAAGACTCGCCGGATGACCTTCATCCGACGCAGCGGCGACCACGACGCGGGGATCCCGCATGCTTTCGAGCATTCCCGCACATGA